Part of the Paenibacillus sp. JNUCC32 genome is shown below.
CAAACGGTGATTCAGGAACGCCACTCGGTTCGTCAATACGACCCATCGGTGAAGATTCCAAGAGAAGAGATGGAAGCGATCTTGAAGGATGCTACACTGGCGCCTTCTTCAAGCAACCTGCAGCCATGGCGTTTTCTTGTGATCGATGATGCGGACCTCTTGAAGAAGCTGCATCCGATTGCCAACAATCAGGAGCATGTTCTTCAAGCATCGGCCGTCATCGCTGTATTGGGCGATCTGAAATGGTATGAGAAGGGCGAGAAAATTTATTCCATGTCTGAAGAAGCCGGTTATATGACCGAAGAGGTGAAGCAGCGCTTCATTCATACGGCCGAAAATATGTATGCGAACCTGGCTCCGTCCATTAAGGAAAGCATCGTGGACGTGGATGCCGGACTGATCTCCATGCAGCTGATGCTGAGCGCTCGCGCCAGAGGATACGATACCGTTCCGATGGGCGGATATAACAAGGATCGGTTTGTGGAGGAGTTCCATATTCCTTCCCATTACCGCAGCGTGATGCTGATCGCCATCGGGAAAGCAGCCGCTCCAGGCCGTCCGACGGTAAGATTGCCGCTGGAAGACGTTGCGTTCTGGAATGAAATCTAAACAGGCATCAAAAAGAACGGAGGTCATTAACAGACCTCCGTTCTTTTTGGTTGTAGTCGTTGAAACTCTTCTAGT
Proteins encoded:
- a CDS encoding nitroreductase family protein, with the protein product MSATTTTKPDFQTVIQERHSVRQYDPSVKIPREEMEAILKDATLAPSSSNLQPWRFLVIDDADLLKKLHPIANNQEHVLQASAVIAVLGDLKWYEKGEKIYSMSEEAGYMTEEVKQRFIHTAENMYANLAPSIKESIVDVDAGLISMQLMLSARARGYDTVPMGGYNKDRFVEEFHIPSHYRSVMLIAIGKAAAPGRPTVRLPLEDVAFWNEI